The region CCGAAGGATCTTCATCGCGAAGCCCGGATGCGAAAGTTGAAGCTCATATTGTCCAGGCGCCAATCCGGATACAACCAGTGAGCCGTCGGTTTCTGTTTCTACGGATTGGATATGGGTAGAGAGTAGGTCTGTCAGCGTCCCTCTGGCCTGAAGTGGCCTCCCCTCCGGATCGTGGACCTGGATTCTCACTTCCCCGGTACCTGTAGGCGCGGAGGTGTGGGAGTTCTGAGCAACTGCATTCGAAGCTAAGGGAAAGAACAGAGCCACAAAAAAAATGGCGAGACGCATGTTAAACGGCATCCAGGATGATCCTTCGAAAAATTTTCGATTCGTTGACGTTCACTGTGTTAATTCCAGGAATCGCGAATCTGTTCACGCTTTTTGAAAAAAGAGCTGTCTGACCTCTGAGCAAGGTGGACGGAGCAGGTGACATCAGCAATTGCCCGATGGAACGGTAATTACTATTCGCATATAAGCTCATATTCCGCTAGAGTCTTCTGGATGCTTATGCGGCTGCTTCTTCTATTCTTCGTCTCTGTTTGGCCGCTGGCTGCTCAAATCAACGTTATTAATGACGGCTTCCCGGGAGCGAATACCGCCGAGCTGGATTCCCGGCTGGACGAAGCCCTTACTCGGTTCCGGCCCAACTACGTTGTAATATTCGCGGGCGCGAACGATGCGCTGAACGAAAAGAAGTTTCTGCCAGCCCAGAAGTCGGGCGATCATCTGGATGCGATGACCCGGCGTATCCAGGCCCGCGGAGCTCAAGTGATCCTTGTTACCGTTCACGATCCGGACCTCATTCGGCTTATGGCACGCCATAAGCCCGAAATCTATGGGAATCAACCACCGTTGCAGCGAGTTGAGGCGGTCAATGCTCAGGTCCTTCGGGTTGCGAAGACGGAGCATACGAAACTCGTCCAGTTCGCAACTATATTAAGTAAGGCAGGAGGGGCGAACTCCAGGCTAAGCACAGATGGCGTCCACCTGACCGCGGCTGGATACAGTCTCTTAGCGGCGGCGGTACGCGCACAGCTTCCGAATCGTCTTCCCGCGGATACCACCGTGCTGTGCTTTGGAGACAGCCTGACCTATGGGATTGGCGTACGTCCGCCGAATGGTGCTGTCGAAACCAGCGCGACCTATCCCGCTCAACTCCGCGCGCTTCTTCCATGAAGACAGCCGTATTTCCTGCCGCGTAAAATGCCATGCATGTCTACGACGCTTGTCCCTCCGGCCAACGAAACTCCCGAAGCCACGGAGGCCATTCAAGCGCATGTTCACAAGATCCTTCAGAGCACTCACTTTGCCCGCGCTGAGACACAACGCAAGCTCCTGCACTACCTCTGGGAGCATCGCCATGAAAGTGTCAGCGAATATGCGCTGGCGACAGAGGCTCTGGGCCGCAGCGAAAACTTTGACCCGGCGACAGATGCCTCTGTCCGGGTCCATATATCGCGCCTGCGGAGAAAGCTGAAGGATTACTACCAGCTGGAGCCCGGCGAATCCGAGTTGCTTGTGATTCCTACAGGTACGCACCAGTTGATGGTGCTGGACCAGTCTCTTCAGGCGATGCCTTCCCCCGAGGAAGTCGAGTCCCTCGCGCCTGTACCCTCGCGCTCTTACACGGTGCCGATCCTGATGGGAATGATTGCGGTGCTCCTGGTCGCTGTCAGCTGGCTAGGCTGGAAGTACAGCACCATGCGCCCCGCCCCCGAGGTCAAGCGGCCAAATGCTTTTTGGGCATCCTTCCTGGCCGGCACGGCTCCTATCAAGATTATTCTCCCGACCCCGATCTTCTTTGGCTTCAAAGACCATCCCACGTTGCGTCTACGCTCAACACAGGTGAACGACTTCAATGACGTCCCAAAAGATCCCGAGTTTGCAAAGCTGGTCGGGAATCTCGGGAGCAGAACCTTCGAGCAGTCCTACACGGTCACGTGGGACACCCTGGCGGCCATCGATATGGCTCGCTATCTTGACAGCATCGGGGCGAAGGATCGGGTTTCGTTCAATGTGACGAGGGATCTCTCGCCCCTGTTCCTGGAGAACTCAAACGTCATTGCGGTCGGAACTCACCAGACGCTCCAGCCTCTGTCCGGATACCTGCAGGCGATGAACTTTTCACTCGCTCCGGCTGAGTCGAGAGTCACCAACGCGAAACCCCGCCCGGGAGAACAGGCTACATACGAGATCATCAAGAAGAATAAGGATCGCGAGGTAAGGCCGTCCATTCTGGCCGTACTGCCCGGAAGAGCGTCGGGGCTAAAGGTGATGCTGCTGCAATCAAGAGACACCGGCGCCCTCGTCTCTCTGATCTCCTCGTCGGCCGGATCGAATTCGATCGAAGAGATGTGGAAAAAGGAAGGCTCCCCTCAATATTTTGAGATGGTGACCTATACCGAAGTGCAGGGAAACACGATTCCCCTGCGCAC is a window of Edaphobacter sp. 12200R-103 DNA encoding:
- a CDS encoding GDSL-type esterase/lipase family protein; translation: MLMRLLLLFFVSVWPLAAQINVINDGFPGANTAELDSRLDEALTRFRPNYVVIFAGANDALNEKKFLPAQKSGDHLDAMTRRIQARGAQVILVTVHDPDLIRLMARHKPEIYGNQPPLQRVEAVNAQVLRVAKTEHTKLVQFATILSKAGGANSRLSTDGVHLTAAGYSLLAAAVRAQLPNRLPADTTVLCFGDSLTYGIGVRPPNGAVETSATYPAQLRALLP
- a CDS encoding helix-turn-helix domain-containing protein, encoding MSTTLVPPANETPEATEAIQAHVHKILQSTHFARAETQRKLLHYLWEHRHESVSEYALATEALGRSENFDPATDASVRVHISRLRRKLKDYYQLEPGESELLVIPTGTHQLMVLDQSLQAMPSPEEVESLAPVPSRSYTVPILMGMIAVLLVAVSWLGWKYSTMRPAPEVKRPNAFWASFLAGTAPIKIILPTPIFFGFKDHPTLRLRSTQVNDFNDVPKDPEFAKLVGNLGSRTFEQSYTVTWDTLAAIDMARYLDSIGAKDRVSFNVTRDLSPLFLENSNVIAVGTHQTLQPLSGYLQAMNFSLAPAESRVTNAKPRPGEQATYEIIKKNKDREVRPSILAVLPGRASGLKVMLLQSRDTGALVSLISSSAGSNSIEEMWKKEGSPQYFEMVTYTEVQGNTIPLRTWPVAIHKFTAQIPANSM